GTCAAAAAATAGTAAACAGAACTTTGGTAGATTATAAAGAATTAGAAACAAATATCTTGTCATCTATACGAGAAGGAAGACCGTTGACAGGTAGGGATGGTGCGCTAACACCATTGATAAAAAAGCTGTTGGAGGCGAGTTTGGAAGGTGAAATAGAAAATCACTTATTAGCTAAAAGTGAAGAGAATAATCGAAGAAATGGGAGAAATGGAAAGACTTTGCGGACAAGTGCTGGTTCATTTGAGCTGTTAACACCAAGAGATAGGGAGGGAACCACAAATAGTCAAAAAAGGCAAACAAACTTACATCCAGAGCTTGAAACGAAGATTTTGAGCACATTTGCCAGTGGTATGGGCTATAGAGATATAGCGTCACATATTGAGGAAATTTATGATCACAAAATATCGGCAGCAGAGATATCAAGTATTACTGACAAATTGCTACCGGTAATCAACGAATGGCGTAGTCGTCCGCTGCAATCTGTATATCCGATAGTGTTTATGGTTTTTTAAGGTCAAAGAGGATGGACATTGTGTAAGTAAATGTATGTACAATATATTAACAAAATGGCAGAAAAGAAGTATTAGTTGGCTGAAAGTGAAGTTCTGGTTGGGAGTACTAAATGATCTCAAAGAAAGAGGAGTAGAAGATATCCTGATTGCCTGTGTGGATGGGCTAAAAAGCTTTCCTGCAGCGATAAATAGTGCGTTTCCTAAAGCAGAAGTACAGCTATGTATAGTACATCAGATAAGAAATTCTCTAAAATATGTATCCAGCAAAGATGTGAAAGTTTTCATGAATGATCTGAAAAAAATATATCGTGCTGCAAGCAGAGAAATTGCCGAGAATTACTTACTTGAGCTAGAAGAAAATGGGGCGAAAAGTATCTGTTAGTTGTGAAATCTTGGCAAAATAATTGGGAAAATTTGTCCGGTTATTTCAAGTATTCTGGCCCAGTCAGGAAGCTAATTTATACTACCAATCCTATTGACCCCAGTTATGGATTAACCAACGAAGTAAAGCTGAGAAATACAGGGCTTTTTCGATTGCATTGAATAAGAAATGAGGGTAGAAAAAATATGTACCAAGAAATTTACTGTGGATCTATGCCGAGTGTGCTCAAGTTCAAATTTGTTTTTTAGGCAGCCAAAAACCGTTTCAACAATCGATCTTTTCCCTAGTAAAATCTTCTCTTTCAGCGAAATCAGTGCATTTTTCATACCTTTTTTCACTTTAGTGACGAGTTTTAGACCTCTATCGAATAGTTTCTCAAAGAGCTCTTTCTTTATATAGCCCTTATCTCCAAACAAAAGTCCAGTTAGTTTTTTGGTTAGAGTTGGTACAGGTTTTCTGTCATCGACGTTACCTCTGGTTAGCGTAACACCTTGAATTTCACCTATTTCATTGATTACTACATGTAATTTAAAACCAAAAAACCAGCCGTAAGTATTCTTTCCTAACTCTGCTAATCCTTTGAAAACCTTATTTCTTGAGATTCTTTTTCGATGGCATACTGCTATTGAAGTAGAATCTATGTAGGAAATCCCGGTCATTTTTGCTTGTTCACAAAACCATTGCAAAAGTAATGCTAAATACCACAAAACTCGCGGCTTTAAGGCAATAAATCTGTGATATGAAGGCAGCTTTGAAAACTCTGATCTATAGAATAACTGAAGATAACAAAGATAAAAAGCCTTGAAGTTTTTACATGGTGATTTATGGTATAATAGGATTATGGTTAGAATTTCTGAGTGCGCTATTTCTGGTACTCTGGTTGGTTTTTTGCCGTTTGATAAGAACCTATTTGCAAAATTATCATCTACCGCACGACAAAAATCCTCGACGCAACAGTACAGTTCTGTAATATCTTTCTTCATGGGTAACCTCTTATTATTACTAAAATACTCGAGTTTACCCTGTTTCCCTCTTCTTAGTTATACTTTTATCTATTTTCTAATCCATAACTGAGGTTATTGAGGGATTGCATAGACAGATTAGAAAATTTACTAAAACTAAGGGCTCATTTACCAGCTTGTATAAACAGGTGTATTGTGCTATAAAAAAGGTAGAGCAAAAATGGATTATGGCTTTGCCTAATTGGGCTTTAACTATGTCTCAATTTGATATCTTCTTTCCCGGCAGATTGAAAATTGAGTTGAACTAAAAATGCGGTTTGACACACTTTTTTGAACATTCCCCTTTTTTCTGCTTTTATGCAAGAAGTCTAGTCCATATATTCCTCCCACTTTTCCGTAACTTTTCTTACTATTTCCTCACTCATCTCAATTTTCTTTCCCCACTCTCGTTTGGTTTCTGGCGGGATTTTATTTGTCGCATCAAATCCCATTTTACCTCCAAGTCCACTTTCAGGAGAAGCAAAATCTAAATAATCAATTGGTGCATTCTCTATCATGATTGTGTCACGCACAGGATCCATTCTTGTTGATACTGCCCACATCACTTCCTTCCAATCACGTATATTTATATCATCATCAACAACGATAATAAATTTCGTGTATAAAAACTGCTTGAGAAAAGAAAGTATGCCCATAACAATTCTTTTTGCATGTCCGGGGTAAGATTTTTTTATCGACACTACTGCTATTCTATATGAACAACCCTCCGGCGGCAGATAAAAATCCACTATCTCTGGAAATTGATTGATAAGAATGGGCACAAAAATTTCATTGAGTGCTTCACCAAGTATTGATGGTTCATCAGGTGGCTTGCCAGTGAAAGTGCTAAGATATATCGGGTTTTTACGCATTGTAATTGCAGTAATGTTAAATTCTGGAAATTGCTCAACAGAATTATAGTAGCCAGTGTGGTCTCCGTATGGCCCTTCGTCTTGATATCTATCCAAACTCACATAGCCTTCCAGAACGATTTCTGCGTGAGCTGGCACTTGAAGTGGTATAGTCTTACAATTTACAAGCTCAAGAGGTTTTTTGCGCAGCAGTCCAGCAAATTGGTATTCTGACAATGTTTCTGGCACCGGGGTTACTGCAGCAATAATCGTTGCAGGGTCACTACCGATCACAGCAGCAGCGGGAAATTTCATATTTTGTTCCTTCTCTTTCCACCGTTTATGGTGACCTGCCCCTCCACGATGTGCAAGCCAGCGCATTAGAGTCGTTTTTTTATCTATAACCTGCATACGATATATTCCAAGATTGAAATTATCTTGTTTATCTTTCGTGGGTCCTTTTGTTACCACAATCGGCCAGGTGATAAGTGGTGCAGGTTCATTTGGCCAGCATGTTTGAATGGGCAGTAGACTTAGGTCCACTTCATCTCCGGTTAGCACCACCTCTTGACATGGAGCCTTGCTCACGACTTTGCTTCGCATCGATAACACGACTTTTAATAGAGGAAACATTTTTATAACATCCTTAAAGTTTTTCGGTGGTTCAGGAGATTGCAAAAATGCTAAAAGTTTACCAAGATCTCTTAGTTCATTAGGATTTATGTTCAACCCCAATGCAATCCTTTCAATAGTACCAAATAAATTCACCAAAACTGGAATCGAATTTTTGCCATTTTCTGTGATAACATTTTCAAAAATGATCGCTGGCCCTTTGCTTGATAAAACTCTGCGATGAATTTCTGTCATTTCAAGAACTGTTGAAACCTCTTCCTTAATCCTAATCAGATCCTTTTTTTCTTCTAAGGCTTTGATGAAGTAGCGTAAGTTGTTGTACATATTCCAGTTTTTAAAATTTTAAGT
The nucleotide sequence above comes from Wolbachia endosymbiont of Oedothorax gibbosus. Encoded proteins:
- a CDS encoding UbiD family decarboxylase produces the protein MYNNLRYFIKALEEKKDLIRIKEEVSTVLEMTEIHRRVLSSKGPAIIFENVITENGKNSIPVLVNLFGTIERIALGLNINPNELRDLGKLLAFLQSPEPPKNFKDVIKMFPLLKVVLSMRSKVVSKAPCQEVVLTGDEVDLSLLPIQTCWPNEPAPLITWPIVVTKGPTKDKQDNFNLGIYRMQVIDKKTTLMRWLAHRGGAGHHKRWKEKEQNMKFPAAAVIGSDPATIIAAVTPVPETLSEYQFAGLLRKKPLELVNCKTIPLQVPAHAEIVLEGYVSLDRYQDEGPYGDHTGYYNSVEQFPEFNITAITMRKNPIYLSTFTGKPPDEPSILGEALNEIFVPILINQFPEIVDFYLPPEGCSYRIAVVSIKKSYPGHAKRIVMGILSFLKQFLYTKFIIVVDDDINIRDWKEVMWAVSTRMDPVRDTIMIENAPIDYLDFASPESGLGGKMGFDATNKIPPETKREWGKKIEMSEEIVRKVTEKWEEYMD
- a CDS encoding IS982 family transposase, whose translation is MKKDITELYCCVEDFCRAVDDNFANRFLSNGKKPTRVPEIAHSEILTIILLYHKSPCKNFKAFYLCYLQLFYRSEFSKLPSYHRFIALKPRVLWYLALLLQWFCEQAKMTGISYIDSTSIAVCHRKRISRNKVFKGLAELGKNTYGWFFGFKLHVVINEIGEIQGVTLTRGNVDDRKPVPTLTKKLTGLLFGDKGYIKKELFEKLFDRGLKLVTKVKKGMKNALISLKEKILLGKRSIVETVFGCLKNKFELEHTRHRSTVNFLVHIFSTLISYSMQSKKPCISQLYFVG